The following coding sequences are from one Nonlabens arenilitoris window:
- the tyrS gene encoding tyrosine--tRNA ligase has protein sequence MTYNFAEELRWRGMIHDIMPGTEELLEKEVVTGYIGFDPTADSLHIGSMVQIILLMHLQRAGHRPIALVGGATGMIGDPSGKSDERNLLTQEILDKNIAGVQSVLSRFIDFEKGDDATRAVLVNNYDWMKNFSLIDFARDVGKHITVNYMMAKDSVKKRVQGEGEGMSFTEFTYQLFQGYDYVHLYENMNCKLQIGGSDQWGNITTGTELVRRKLGGKAYALTTPLVTKADGTKFGKTESGNIWLDADKTSVYKFFQFWINATDEDAINWIKIFTFLDKNTCEALIEEHAKDPGYRVLQKRLAEEVTVMVHGREAYDTALKASQILFSKTVTPEQWSEFNQETLLDIFEGVPQAEISKDALKDGVDPVTLLADLTSFLPSNSEVRRALKENSLSINKNKITEDTVITSGDLIAENMLLLQRGKRNYFLVLVK, from the coding sequence ATGACTTACAATTTTGCTGAAGAACTAAGATGGAGAGGTATGATACATGATATCATGCCAGGAACTGAAGAATTACTTGAAAAGGAAGTTGTTACAGGATATATAGGTTTTGATCCCACTGCAGATTCTTTGCACATAGGTAGTATGGTGCAAATCATTTTATTAATGCATTTACAGCGTGCAGGTCATAGGCCTATTGCTCTAGTAGGTGGCGCTACAGGTATGATAGGCGATCCATCTGGTAAAAGTGACGAGCGCAATTTATTAACTCAAGAGATACTAGATAAAAATATCGCTGGTGTACAGTCTGTGTTATCTAGATTTATTGATTTTGAAAAAGGTGATGATGCTACCAGAGCAGTTTTAGTGAATAACTATGACTGGATGAAGAATTTTAGTCTTATAGATTTTGCTAGGGATGTAGGGAAACATATTACTGTTAACTATATGATGGCAAAAGATTCTGTAAAAAAACGAGTCCAAGGTGAAGGCGAAGGAATGAGTTTTACAGAATTTACATACCAACTTTTTCAGGGTTATGACTATGTTCATCTGTATGAAAATATGAATTGTAAGCTACAAATAGGTGGTAGTGATCAATGGGGAAATATAACGACTGGTACTGAATTAGTACGTCGTAAGCTAGGTGGTAAAGCATATGCATTAACGACACCGTTAGTTACTAAGGCAGACGGAACTAAATTTGGTAAAACCGAATCTGGGAACATCTGGTTAGATGCAGATAAGACATCTGTTTATAAGTTCTTTCAGTTTTGGATTAATGCTACTGATGAAGATGCTATTAACTGGATTAAAATCTTCACATTTTTAGATAAAAATACTTGTGAGGCTTTAATTGAAGAACATGCAAAAGATCCAGGCTATAGAGTTTTACAAAAACGTCTTGCTGAAGAGGTTACTGTAATGGTACATGGTCGTGAGGCTTATGATACAGCACTTAAGGCTTCTCAAATATTGTTTAGTAAAACCGTGACACCAGAGCAGTGGAGTGAATTCAATCAAGAAACTTTATTAGATATTTTTGAAGGTGTCCCACAAGCTGAGATTTCTAAAGACGCTTTAAAGGATGGAGTAGATCCTGTTACTCTTCTGGCAGACTTAACGAGCTTTTTACCTTCTAATAGTGAGGTGCGCCGTGCTCTTAAAGAGAATAGCTTATCTATAAACAAGAATAAAATTACTGAAGATACAGTAATTACATCAGGTGATTTAATTGCAGAGAATATGTTGTTGTTACAAAGAGGTAAACGTAATTACTTTTTAGTGTTAGTGAAGTAA
- a CDS encoding sensor histidine kinase: protein MSSNSSNTKRSYRFAIRSSLFITIVFVLLLLLFHSIFDLEFKKWWHELIMVLLLFSSAFFIIQYRVQRFIYRRIKKIYEDVSLLETSNFTDREIATDMRTLTEQVERFAKDKKIEIETLKVRETYRKEFLGNISHELKTPLFTVQGYIDTLIDGAHKDKVIRKKYLQRAQKGVERLTYIVKDMDMITKLEVGDMSLEVVEFDIVELVQQVFDQFEMKAAKKNITLTFDMDYTDPIIVFADQERIQQVIANLVVNSIKYGKQNGTTEVAIEDLINNKVIVRVTDNGEGIKKEFIPRLFERFFRVDQSGSRREGGSGLGLAIVKHIIEAHNESIYVDSEPGIGSEFSFTLEKVSDNIVDIEVVVEE from the coding sequence ATGTCAAGTAACTCTTCAAATACTAAACGCAGTTATAGATTTGCAATAAGATCATCACTATTTATTACGATAGTTTTTGTCCTATTACTGCTGTTATTTCATTCAATTTTTGATCTTGAATTCAAAAAGTGGTGGCATGAATTAATCATGGTACTACTTCTTTTTTCTAGTGCATTTTTTATCATTCAATATCGTGTACAACGATTTATATACCGTCGTATAAAAAAGATATATGAGGATGTTAGCCTTTTAGAAACGAGCAATTTTACAGATCGAGAGATCGCTACTGATATGCGCACTCTGACAGAGCAGGTGGAAAGATTTGCAAAGGATAAAAAGATAGAAATAGAAACTCTTAAGGTTAGAGAAACTTATAGAAAAGAATTTTTAGGGAATATCTCGCACGAGCTCAAGACACCACTTTTTACAGTGCAAGGCTATATAGATACTTTAATTGATGGAGCGCATAAGGATAAAGTAATACGTAAAAAATATTTACAAAGAGCTCAAAAAGGAGTAGAGCGTCTAACCTATATCGTTAAGGATATGGACATGATCACAAAACTTGAAGTAGGTGATATGTCTCTCGAGGTGGTTGAGTTTGATATAGTGGAATTAGTACAGCAGGTCTTTGATCAATTTGAGATGAAGGCTGCAAAGAAAAACATAACATTAACCTTTGATATGGATTATACAGATCCTATTATAGTCTTTGCAGATCAAGAACGCATACAGCAGGTGATTGCAAATCTAGTGGTTAATTCAATTAAATACGGTAAGCAAAATGGTACGACAGAGGTTGCTATTGAAGATCTTATCAATAATAAAGTCATAGTAAGAGTTACTGATAATGGTGAAGGGATTAAAAAAGAATTTATACCTCGATTATTTGAACGTTTCTTTAGAGTCGATCAAAGTGGTTCCCGTCGTGAAGGTGGATCTGGTTTAGGACTTGCTATTGTTAAGCATATAATTGAGGCTCATAATGAGAGTATTTATGTAGATAGTGAGCCAGGTATAGGTTCTGAGTTTTCATTTACATTAGAAAAAGTTTCTGATAATATAGTGGATATTGAAGTAGTAGTTGAAGAGTAA
- a CDS encoding lamin tail domain-containing protein: MKQIYFTVAMFFVAAISFAQTSELLISKYGEGTSNNKFFEIYNGTGAPVNLDGYAWPSVSNDPTVVGEYEFWNTFNPGAVIADGDVYVVAHGSADATILAQADQTFNFLSNGDDGFALVLNNGTFNDLDMDGEVDAGEMTGFTILDFLGDFNGDPGTGWDVAGVVNGTANNTLTRKSSVCGPNNDWDASRGYDATTMMTTAAASEWIVTGSNSGWNTLGSFVGCSTAAVLNITSPADGTVLAGGTTSVDITFSAQNAPATATYDINVDGTLTTGVTSPFTMTVQDGGSYMVTVNLVDGATTIATDVTNFSVAFPCDLQIGTITETCQTNTAGVDLYDVTIDYTGGGTSTYTIDTAGNGVVAGDNPSTVAAGQIMITGVTEGTNFTITFSGDPTNSSCSFTRSITSPACIGNVVCANPGDIIITEIMQNPAAVGDNVGEYFEVYNTTSAPINMQGWEIKDDLTASETHVISGLIVPANGYAVLGLSSDSTINGGIAVDYEYNGVSLGNVTDGIMIDCTGTVIDIVIYDDGVTFPDGTGASMELAVSKYNSTDNDLGVNWGLATSTYGAGDLGTPGAVNDFTLSNEQFTKNSFKLFPNPVSGNEITISVENGNPVDVIIYSALGQQVISQKAVTNSINVSSLNAGLYIVKVSQNGNSQTRKLVVQ, translated from the coding sequence ATGAAACAAATTTACTTTACGGTTGCAATGTTTTTCGTTGCAGCAATTTCTTTCGCACAAACATCAGAATTACTGATAAGTAAATATGGTGAAGGGACTTCTAACAACAAATTTTTTGAAATTTATAATGGTACTGGTGCTCCAGTTAATTTAGATGGATATGCGTGGCCTAGTGTCTCAAATGACCCAACTGTAGTAGGTGAATATGAATTTTGGAATACTTTTAATCCAGGCGCGGTAATTGCCGATGGAGATGTTTATGTTGTTGCACATGGAAGTGCAGATGCAACAATTCTAGCTCAAGCAGATCAAACCTTCAACTTTTTAAGCAATGGTGATGATGGATTTGCATTAGTACTTAATAATGGGACATTTAATGATCTAGATATGGATGGTGAAGTTGACGCAGGAGAAATGACTGGATTTACTATTCTTGATTTCCTAGGAGATTTTAATGGTGATCCAGGTACAGGTTGGGATGTTGCTGGTGTTGTAAATGGCACTGCAAATAATACCCTTACCAGAAAATCTTCAGTATGTGGACCAAATAATGACTGGGATGCCTCTAGAGGTTATGATGCTACAACTATGATGACTACAGCAGCCGCTTCTGAATGGATAGTGACTGGATCAAATAGTGGATGGAATACTCTTGGATCATTTGTAGGATGTTCAACTGCAGCAGTCTTAAATATTACTTCACCAGCAGATGGAACAGTACTTGCTGGCGGGACAACTAGCGTTGACATCACTTTTAGTGCACAGAATGCTCCAGCTACAGCAACATATGATATCAATGTAGATGGTACCCTTACAACTGGCGTTACTTCACCATTTACGATGACTGTTCAAGATGGTGGATCATACATGGTAACTGTAAATCTTGTAGATGGTGCTACAACTATTGCTACAGACGTTACTAATTTTTCTGTGGCTTTCCCTTGTGATTTACAAATAGGTACAATAACTGAAACTTGTCAAACTAATACAGCAGGAGTTGATTTATATGATGTAACTATAGATTACACTGGTGGTGGTACTTCAACTTACACAATTGACACAGCAGGTAATGGAGTTGTTGCTGGTGATAATCCTTCAACTGTCGCTGCAGGACAAATTATGATAACGGGTGTAACTGAAGGAACAAACTTTACCATTACTTTTTCTGGAGACCCTACAAATAGTAGTTGTAGTTTCACACGTAGTATCACGAGCCCAGCTTGTATTGGTAATGTAGTATGTGCAAACCCAGGAGATATTATCATAACCGAAATTATGCAAAATCCAGCAGCAGTTGGTGATAATGTAGGAGAATATTTTGAAGTTTATAACACAACATCTGCACCTATAAACATGCAAGGATGGGAAATAAAAGATGACCTAACAGCAAGTGAAACGCATGTTATTAGTGGTCTTATAGTACCTGCAAATGGTTATGCTGTTCTTGGATTGAGCAGTGATTCAACTATTAATGGAGGCATTGCTGTTGATTATGAATATAACGGTGTTAGTTTAGGTAACGTAACAGATGGAATAATGATAGATTGTACTGGAACTGTAATAGATATTGTAATTTATGATGACGGCGTAACTTTTCCTGATGGTACTGGTGCAAGTATGGAACTTGCAGTGTCAAAGTATAATTCAACTGACAACGACCTAGGTGTTAACTGGGGACTTGCAACTAGTACGTATGGAGCAGGTGACTTAGGTACGCCAGGTGCTGTAAATGACTTTACATTATCAAATGAGCAGTTTACTAAAAACAGCTTTAAACTATTCCCTAATCCAGTTTCTGGTAATGAGATTACAATCTCTGTAGAAAATGGTAATCCTGTAGATGTGATTATTTACTCTGCACTAGGACAACAAGTGATTTCTCAAAAAGCAGTAACTAACTCTATCAATGTATCCTCATTAAATGCAGGTCTTTACATTGTAAAAGTTTCTCAAAATGGCAACTCACAAACTAGAAAGTTAGTCGTTCAATAA
- a CDS encoding acyl transferase codes for MALSIFKHQLDHNAIYHKYCHLIDRTTPQTVDEIPYLPISFFKSHHIVSNTNKSQITFTSSGTTGITTSKHHVTDTAVYDLSLDKSFAITYGNHQEYAVLALLPHYLERSGSSLVYMAQRWIEKSKHPSSGFYLNNIEELAQVLKILRQQNQKVILIGVTFALLQLAEKFPQELPQTIIIETGGMKGMRKEIIKQELHDILKSAFAKASIQSEYGMTELLSQAYAIDGINFTTPPWMRATTRDTNDPLSLLKSTKTGGLNIIDLANYNSCSFIATQDLGKAFLDGSFQVLGRFDQSDIRGCNLMAVE; via the coding sequence ATGGCACTGTCCATTTTTAAACATCAATTAGATCACAACGCTATATATCATAAATACTGTCATTTAATAGATAGAACAACGCCACAAACGGTAGATGAAATTCCCTATCTTCCAATTTCTTTTTTCAAAAGCCATCATATAGTTAGCAATACTAACAAGTCACAAATCACATTTACAAGTAGTGGTACAACAGGCATAACCACATCTAAACATCATGTCACTGATACTGCTGTATATGATTTGAGCCTGGATAAAAGTTTTGCTATCACTTATGGTAATCATCAAGAGTATGCGGTACTAGCATTATTACCACATTATTTAGAACGCAGTGGATCATCTTTAGTTTATATGGCACAACGCTGGATAGAAAAAAGCAAACATCCGTCTAGCGGTTTTTATCTGAATAATATTGAGGAACTTGCACAGGTGCTTAAAATCTTAAGACAACAAAATCAAAAAGTCATTCTCATAGGAGTCACATTTGCCTTACTTCAACTAGCAGAAAAGTTTCCTCAAGAATTACCCCAAACCATCATCATTGAGACTGGCGGAATGAAAGGCATGCGCAAAGAAATTATCAAACAAGAATTGCATGACATTTTAAAATCTGCTTTCGCGAAAGCGAGTATACAAAGTGAATACGGCATGACAGAACTGTTATCCCAAGCATATGCTATCGATGGTATCAATTTTACCACGCCGCCATGGATGAGAGCGACTACTCGAGACACTAATGATCCATTGAGCTTATTAAAATCCACAAAAACTGGTGGACTTAATATTATTGATCTAGCAAATTATAATTCCTGTTCCTTTATCGCAACCCAAGACTTAGGAAAGGCATTTTTAGATGGGTCTTTCCAAGTCTTAGGTAGGTTTGATCAGTCTGATATAAGAGGTTGTAATTTAATGGCTGTGGAGTAG
- the trmB gene encoding tRNA (guanosine(46)-N7)-methyltransferase TrmB yields MGSKNKLKRFNENETFSNVIQPTREEMTTAFEWKGKWATFFKNNHPITLELGCGKGEYTIDLARKYPNRNFIGVDIKGARFWRGAKTALEEGLNNVAFLRTQIELVEYAFGTNEIDEIWITFPDPQIKYKRTKHRMTNPEFLAKYKNILVEGGYINLKTDSEFMHGYTLGLLQGLGEDIVFAHHDIYTHTEAPEEVVKTQTFYEKQYLEQGKAITYLKFRLQ; encoded by the coding sequence TTGGGATCAAAGAATAAATTAAAGCGATTTAACGAAAACGAAACATTTAGTAATGTCATTCAACCTACTAGGGAAGAGATGACTACAGCATTTGAGTGGAAAGGTAAATGGGCGACATTTTTTAAAAATAATCATCCTATCACTTTGGAACTGGGTTGTGGTAAAGGAGAATATACAATCGATCTAGCACGTAAGTATCCCAATCGCAATTTTATAGGCGTTGATATTAAAGGAGCTCGTTTCTGGCGTGGTGCAAAAACTGCGCTGGAAGAAGGATTGAATAACGTTGCTTTTTTGAGAACTCAAATAGAGCTGGTAGAGTATGCCTTTGGGACCAATGAAATAGATGAAATATGGATTACTTTTCCTGATCCGCAAATAAAATATAAGCGTACAAAACATCGCATGACTAATCCTGAGTTTTTAGCCAAGTATAAGAATATTTTGGTTGAAGGTGGATATATCAACCTTAAGACAGATTCTGAGTTTATGCATGGATACACTCTAGGCTTATTACAAGGGCTAGGAGAGGATATTGTATTTGCACACCACGATATTTATACCCATACTGAGGCGCCAGAAGAAGTAGTTAAAACTCAAACTTTTTATGAAAAGCAGTATCTTGAGCAAGGTAAAGCCATAACCTACCTTAAATTCCGACTGCAATAA
- a CDS encoding glycosyltransferase, with amino-acid sequence MQISKNILVAPLNWGLGHATRCIPIINAIIVNGDNPIIASDGMALELLKKEFPRLKFIELPSYEISYPEKGQFLKLKLLKDSPKIWNAIRKEHLMLSELIAHYHLDGVISDNRLGLYSKIIPSVIITHQLQVLSGTTTWLSTQLHLHYIKKFDYCWIPDVDSFQNLSGLLSKHTDDDIFKVYLGPLSRFKINPTAQKKYDLMVLLSGPEPQRSILERKLLSEVKRFKGEVLFIAGNVRGKQQMEKKGDITYYNYLSTEGLQKALDRSDIILSRSGYTTIMDLHKLGKKAFFIPTPGQFEQEYLAQSLDDQGIVPYANQEDFKIEMLEKVKQYSGLESIYSSTTTSISTILSETFSNVNENSEPIPGSLST; translated from the coding sequence ATGCAAATATCTAAAAACATTCTGGTTGCACCACTAAATTGGGGACTAGGTCATGCAACTCGCTGCATTCCTATCATCAATGCTATAATTGTAAATGGCGACAACCCTATTATAGCAAGCGATGGGATGGCTTTAGAACTTTTAAAAAAAGAATTCCCCAGACTTAAATTTATTGAATTACCTAGTTATGAAATCTCTTATCCAGAAAAAGGACAGTTTTTAAAGCTCAAATTACTTAAAGATTCTCCTAAAATCTGGAACGCCATAAGAAAAGAACACTTGATGTTAAGTGAATTAATAGCTCATTACCATCTAGACGGCGTGATATCTGACAATAGACTAGGTTTATATAGTAAGATTATACCTAGCGTAATTATTACTCATCAATTACAGGTCTTATCTGGAACAACGACCTGGTTAAGCACTCAATTACACTTACACTATATAAAGAAGTTTGATTATTGCTGGATACCAGATGTAGATAGCTTTCAAAACTTATCAGGCCTTCTTTCTAAACATACAGATGATGATATTTTTAAAGTGTATTTAGGACCATTAAGCAGATTTAAAATTAATCCTACTGCACAAAAAAAATATGATTTAATGGTGCTGCTCTCTGGACCAGAACCACAACGTAGTATTTTAGAACGTAAATTATTAAGTGAAGTAAAACGCTTTAAGGGTGAAGTACTGTTTATAGCTGGAAATGTACGTGGTAAGCAGCAAATGGAAAAAAAAGGCGACATTACCTACTATAATTATTTATCTACTGAAGGGCTACAAAAAGCACTAGACCGTAGCGACATCATTTTAAGTCGCAGTGGTTATACTACCATTATGGACTTACACAAATTAGGTAAAAAAGCTTTCTTTATTCCTACACCTGGACAGTTTGAACAAGAATACCTCGCCCAGTCCCTAGATGACCAAGGTATTGTACCATATGCCAATCAAGAAGATTTTAAAATAGAAATGTTAGAAAAGGTAAAGCAGTATAGTGGTCTAGAGTCTATTTACTCTTCAACTACTACTTCAATATCCACTATATTATCAGAAACTTTTTCTAATGTAAATGAAAACTCAGAACCTATACCTGGCTCACTATCTACATAA
- a CDS encoding T9SS-dependent M36 family metallopeptidase has translation MKFLLSLLVFISFLQVNAQDFTSIAKEFFKQNKKTYSLEAQDINDIKVTTSSFSKSLNAQTVYISQYYNGIEIANSSSMFLIRDNEVINSSISFERDISSKINSTNNNIEPTAAIHLAASSKNLNFNTNTIATGIDQDGTLHFTNISLSTTPISLKPVYIKIENSLRLTWQVYIETNDNQHMYLLYIDGITGELIKEIDLVISCNFNHDKEGEHHASEGINFLQLYHFEQEAATFMDNSQYNVFALPLESPNHGNESIVNSPADPVASPFGWHDTNAVIGPDFTITRGNNVFAQDDFDGDGSTIGSSPDGSITLNFNFPQQLDVPARDNINGSTVNLFYMNNMMHDIWYQYGFDEASGNFQSNNYGNGGLEGDFVVADAQDGSGFNNATFGTPGDGGNPRMNMFLWNAPTTGGVDPLTINNSNLAGSYDGEPAAFGSSLPNPNNPLIADLALVIDDNSGGVSTDTSDACDVITNGAVLNGKIVVMRRGNCQFGTKVLAAQNQGAIAVIVVNNVTTAPIAMAPGNDGNLVTIPSIMISQTNGNALIAALQNGTNINASLNNTGLFRKDGSLDNGIVAHEYGHGISTRLTGGPANPSCLSNNEQMGEGWSDWFSLIITIEPGDLGTDIRGIGTYATNQSVTGAGIRNFPYSTDFNINPVTFGDTNNANFSAPHGIGSIWASMLWDLSWRFISDYGYDPDLFNGTGGNNIAMQLIMDGMKLQPCNPGFVDGRDAILQADMIANGGVNNDRIWEVFTARGLGFSATQGDSNNRFDQTEAFDTPPPLSIANDLSNSFNISPNPTNGSISIASTAQIDNGLLSIYDFNGRIVLTKKSNFSNIEKVDLSTLKAGLYLISITGQDTNHVEKIIVK, from the coding sequence ATGAAATTTTTATTATCACTACTTGTATTTATATCCTTTCTACAAGTTAACGCACAAGACTTTACTAGTATAGCCAAAGAATTTTTTAAACAAAATAAAAAAACATACTCTCTTGAAGCACAAGATATTAACGACATTAAAGTCACCACTAGTTCCTTCTCAAAAAGTCTAAATGCACAGACCGTTTACATATCCCAATATTATAATGGTATTGAAATAGCAAACAGTTCATCCATGTTTTTAATAAGAGATAATGAGGTGATCAATAGCTCAATATCATTTGAAAGAGATATATCTAGTAAAATAAATTCGACAAATAACAATATTGAACCAACTGCGGCCATTCATCTAGCTGCTAGTTCAAAAAATTTAAACTTTAATACAAATACTATTGCGACGGGTATTGATCAAGATGGCACTTTGCATTTTACAAACATCTCTTTATCAACTACACCTATAAGCCTTAAGCCTGTATATATTAAAATTGAAAATTCATTAAGACTTACATGGCAAGTATATATAGAGACTAATGATAATCAACACATGTACTTATTATACATCGATGGTATCACTGGCGAGTTGATTAAAGAGATAGATCTAGTCATAAGCTGTAATTTCAATCATGATAAAGAAGGAGAACATCACGCATCTGAGGGAATAAACTTTTTACAATTATATCACTTTGAACAGGAAGCAGCTACCTTTATGGATAACTCTCAATATAATGTATTTGCACTACCATTGGAAAGTCCTAATCATGGAAATGAATCTATTGTCAACAGTCCCGCAGATCCAGTAGCGTCACCATTTGGCTGGCATGATACTAATGCTGTTATAGGACCAGATTTTACCATTACTAGAGGAAATAATGTATTTGCACAAGATGATTTTGATGGCGATGGCTCAACAATAGGCTCTTCACCTGATGGCAGCATCACACTTAATTTTAATTTCCCACAACAATTAGATGTTCCAGCCAGAGATAATATTAATGGATCAACTGTAAATTTATTCTACATGAATAATATGATGCATGACATCTGGTACCAGTATGGATTTGATGAAGCGAGTGGTAATTTCCAATCTAACAATTATGGAAATGGTGGTCTAGAAGGTGATTTTGTTGTTGCAGATGCTCAAGACGGAAGTGGCTTCAACAACGCCACATTTGGTACACCTGGTGATGGAGGCAATCCTAGAATGAATATGTTTCTTTGGAATGCTCCTACCACTGGTGGTGTAGATCCCTTAACAATTAACAATAGTAACTTAGCCGGTAGTTATGATGGTGAACCTGCTGCATTCGGTAGTAGCTTACCTAATCCTAATAACCCTTTAATCGCAGATCTAGCTTTAGTTATAGATGATAATTCAGGAGGTGTTTCTACAGACACTAGTGATGCTTGTGATGTGATTACAAATGGTGCGGTTTTAAATGGTAAAATTGTAGTGATGCGTCGTGGTAACTGTCAGTTTGGGACAAAAGTTCTTGCTGCACAAAACCAAGGAGCTATTGCCGTGATAGTAGTTAATAATGTCACTACAGCACCTATAGCTATGGCACCAGGTAATGATGGAAATCTAGTCACTATACCTTCTATAATGATCAGTCAGACAAATGGTAATGCTTTAATTGCGGCACTACAAAATGGCACGAACATCAATGCTAGTTTAAACAATACCGGCCTTTTTAGAAAAGATGGAAGTTTAGATAACGGAATTGTAGCACATGAATATGGGCATGGTATATCTACTCGATTGACCGGTGGACCTGCAAATCCTAGTTGCTTAAGTAATAATGAGCAAATGGGTGAAGGATGGAGTGACTGGTTCAGCCTTATTATTACTATAGAGCCAGGCGATTTAGGCACAGACATAAGAGGTATAGGAACTTATGCTACAAATCAATCTGTGACTGGCGCTGGGATTAGAAACTTTCCTTACAGCACTGATTTTAATATCAATCCAGTAACATTTGGCGATACGAACAACGCAAACTTTTCGGCTCCACATGGAATAGGATCTATCTGGGCCAGCATGTTATGGGATTTATCCTGGAGATTTATAAGTGATTACGGATATGATCCTGATCTATTTAATGGAACTGGCGGTAATAATATCGCAATGCAATTAATTATGGACGGGATGAAACTACAGCCTTGTAATCCAGGCTTTGTAGATGGTAGAGACGCCATTCTACAGGCAGACATGATTGCAAATGGCGGTGTTAACAATGATAGAATATGGGAAGTATTTACAGCCAGAGGTTTAGGCTTTAGTGCCACACAAGGAGATAGTAATAATAGATTTGATCAAACTGAAGCATTTGATACTCCACCGCCGCTAAGTATTGCTAATGATTTAAGTAATTCATTTAACATTTCACCTAACCCTACAAATGGTAGTATTTCAATAGCATCAACCGCACAAATTGATAATGGTTTACTAAGCATTTATGATTTTAATGGTAGAATCGTATTAACTAAAAAATCTAATTTTAGTAACATTGAAAAAGTAGATTTAAGCACATTGAAGGCAGGATTATATTTAATCTCGATTACAGGACAAGACACGAATCATGTAGAAAAAATCATAGTAAAATAG
- a CDS encoding response regulator transcription factor: MKDAIAKILLVDDEPDILEIVSYNLKNEGYQVFTAENGKEGVQKAKKKKPDLIILDVMMPVMDGIEACEQIRKIPELDQTIITFLTARGEDYSMIAGFDAGADDYIAKPIKPRVLVSKVKSLLRRNTVPKGDDGNVVKIGDLVIDKDQYKIVFKKEEIILPRKEFELLSLLTSKPGKVFKREEILDVVWGNEVIVGGRTIDVHIRKLREKLGDDSFKTVKGVGYKYVK; encoded by the coding sequence ATGAAAGACGCTATTGCAAAGATTTTATTGGTTGATGATGAGCCAGACATTCTAGAAATTGTAAGTTATAATTTGAAAAACGAAGGCTATCAAGTTTTCACTGCCGAGAATGGTAAAGAAGGTGTTCAAAAGGCAAAAAAGAAAAAGCCAGACTTGATAATTCTCGATGTAATGATGCCAGTTATGGATGGAATTGAAGCTTGTGAGCAAATCCGAAAGATACCTGAGCTAGATCAAACTATAATCACATTCTTAACAGCCCGTGGTGAGGACTATTCAATGATTGCCGGTTTTGACGCTGGTGCAGACGACTATATTGCAAAGCCTATAAAACCACGTGTACTAGTCTCAAAAGTAAAATCATTATTGCGTCGCAACACAGTACCTAAAGGAGATGATGGTAATGTTGTTAAAATAGGTGACTTAGTGATCGATAAAGATCAATACAAGATTGTCTTTAAGAAAGAAGAAATTATTTTGCCACGCAAAGAATTTGAACTACTTTCATTACTTACCTCAAAACCTGGTAAGGTTTTTAAACGAGAAGAGATTCTCGATGTGGTATGGGGAAATGAAGTTATTGTAGGTGGTAGAACTATTGATGTTCATATCAGAAAACTAAGAGAAAAACTAGGTGACGATAGCTTTAAGACCGTAAAAGGTGTAGGCTATAAATATGTCAAGTAA